A region from the Catellatospora sp. TT07R-123 genome encodes:
- a CDS encoding MOSC and FAD-binding oxidoreductase domain-containing protein: MATLLSVNVGLPKDVAWRGRTVHTGVWKQPVDGPVMLRRLNLDGDGQGDLGGHGGEQRAVLVYQLDSYRHWQQELGRDDLTPGIFGENLTVDGLPDDEVCIGDRYRIGGAVVEVTQPRVTCYRVGMRMNEPRMAALLVAHRRPGFYLRVLTEGLVRAGDEIVKLSTGPEAMTVAEIDALLYLPGHSRAGAERALRIPALSPGWQASMRELLAQPDGQGNPGLAAVGVPPAWPGFRALTVTAVDAETRDVLSLHLAAADGAPLPAPLPGQFLTLRLPAPGGPLIRSYSLSGPPGDGSYRISVKVEPHGAAGAYLRASVRPGTAVEVAAPRGTFTLDSGDGPVLLLSAGIGATPVMAMLHALAGEEATREVWWVHCARDRAEHAFAAESRALLARLPRAHAHVCYSRPGPDDVAGRDYTTPGRLTVEVLRGLRLPPQTTAYLCGPAVFTQQATAELRELGVSAVRSELFGAEAGITPGIAAAPAGPPHPPEGEPGLGPAVAFARSGLTVPWSPAYGSLLEFAEACDVPVRWSCRTGVCHTCESGLLSGQVAYDPEPVDAPADGDVLICSAQPRTDVTLDL, translated from the coding sequence GTGGCCACCCTGCTGTCGGTCAACGTGGGCCTGCCGAAGGACGTCGCCTGGCGCGGCCGCACCGTGCACACCGGGGTGTGGAAGCAGCCTGTGGACGGCCCCGTCATGCTGCGGCGGCTCAACCTCGACGGTGACGGCCAGGGCGATCTGGGCGGGCACGGCGGCGAGCAGCGGGCGGTGCTGGTGTACCAGCTCGACTCGTACCGCCACTGGCAGCAGGAGCTGGGCCGCGACGACCTGACCCCGGGCATCTTCGGCGAGAACCTCACCGTGGACGGGCTGCCCGACGACGAGGTCTGCATCGGCGACCGCTACCGGATCGGCGGGGCCGTGGTGGAGGTGACCCAGCCGCGCGTGACCTGCTACCGGGTGGGGATGCGGATGAACGAGCCGCGGATGGCGGCGCTGCTGGTCGCGCACCGGCGGCCCGGCTTCTACCTGCGGGTGCTCACCGAGGGCCTGGTCCGGGCCGGGGACGAGATCGTCAAGCTGTCGACCGGCCCCGAGGCGATGACGGTGGCCGAGATCGACGCGCTGCTGTACCTGCCCGGACACTCCCGCGCCGGTGCCGAGCGGGCGCTGCGGATCCCGGCGCTGAGCCCGGGATGGCAGGCGTCCATGCGGGAACTGCTCGCCCAGCCGGACGGGCAGGGCAATCCGGGACTGGCCGCCGTCGGGGTGCCGCCCGCGTGGCCCGGATTCCGCGCGCTGACCGTCACCGCGGTCGACGCCGAGACCCGGGATGTGCTGTCGCTGCACCTGGCGGCCGCCGACGGCGCCCCGCTGCCGGCCCCGCTGCCGGGCCAGTTCCTGACCCTGCGGCTGCCCGCGCCGGGCGGGCCGCTGATCCGCAGCTACTCCCTGTCCGGGCCGCCCGGGGACGGGTCGTACCGCATCAGCGTGAAGGTGGAGCCGCACGGGGCGGCCGGGGCGTATCTGCGCGCCAGCGTCCGGCCCGGCACGGCCGTCGAGGTGGCCGCGCCACGGGGCACGTTCACGCTGGATTCGGGCGACGGGCCGGTGCTGCTGCTGTCGGCGGGGATCGGCGCGACGCCGGTGATGGCGATGCTGCACGCCCTGGCGGGCGAGGAGGCCACCCGCGAGGTGTGGTGGGTGCACTGCGCCCGGGACCGGGCCGAGCACGCGTTCGCGGCGGAGAGCCGGGCCCTGCTGGCCCGGCTGCCCCGCGCGCACGCCCACGTCTGCTACAGCCGCCCCGGACCCGACGACGTCGCGGGCCGCGACTACACCACCCCGGGCCGCCTGACCGTCGAGGTGCTGCGCGGGCTGCGGCTGCCCCCGCAGACCACCGCCTACCTGTGCGGACCGGCGGTCTTCACCCAGCAGGCCACCGCCGAGCTGCGGGAACTCGGGGTGTCGGCCGTCCGCAGCGAGCTGTTCGGCGCCGAGGCCGGCATCACCCCGGGAATCGCCGCCGCGCCTGCCGGGCCGCCGCACCCGCCCGAGGGCGAGCCCGGCCTCGGCCCGGCGGTGGCGTTCGCCCGCAGCGGGCTGACCGTGCCGTGGAGCCCGGCCTACGGCAGCCTGCTGGAGTTCGCCGAGGCGTGCGACGTGCCGGTCCGCTGGTCGTGCCGGACCGGCGTGTGCCACACGTGCGAGAGCGGGCTGCTGTCCGGGCAGGTGGCGTACGACCCCGAGCCGGTCGACGCCCCCGCCGACGGCGACGTGCTGATCTGTAGCGCTCAGCCGCGGACCGACGTCACCCTGGACCTCTGA
- a CDS encoding circularly permuted type 2 ATP-grasp protein, with translation MADLFEDYPLGPGWDEMFGTPGMPRSTYEALHATLRPLAGGELRLRADVLARAFLDQGITFALKGVERPFPLDIVPRIIAAEQWRQVETGVAQRVRALEAFLADVYGEGHALADGIVPRRIIVTSAHFHREAAGIVPPNGVRVHVAGVDLIRDEAGEFRVLEDNVRTPSGVSYVMENRRAMAHVLPEVFTATRVRPVDSYPGMLLQALRAAAPAGVDDPTVVVLTPGVHNSAYFEHALLAREMGVELVEGRDLVCAGNEVSMRTTAGEQRVDVIYRRIDDEFLDPVHFRADSMLGVAGLLNAARAGKVTIANAVGNGVADDKLLYTYVPDLIRYYLGEEPLLPNVETYRLDDPDVRTYVLSRIDELVLKPVDGSGGAGIVIGSQATAEQLEHVRQRIMLDPRGWIAQREVKLSMVPTLIEDRLRPRHVDLRPFAVNDGRQVRVLPGGLTRVALPEGALVVNSSQGGGSKDTWVLPEAGSTEEIWSEPETVSAVPSPRRPDPGPGQSGNQQQQQQQQARSAGRAAAC, from the coding sequence ATGGCGGACCTTTTCGAGGACTACCCGCTCGGTCCCGGCTGGGACGAGATGTTCGGCACGCCCGGCATGCCCCGGTCCACCTACGAGGCGCTGCACGCGACCCTGCGGCCGCTGGCCGGCGGCGAGCTGCGGCTGCGCGCCGACGTGCTGGCCCGGGCCTTCCTCGACCAGGGCATCACGTTCGCGCTCAAGGGCGTCGAGCGGCCGTTCCCGCTGGACATCGTGCCCCGCATCATCGCCGCCGAGCAGTGGCGCCAGGTGGAGACCGGGGTCGCGCAGCGGGTGCGGGCCCTGGAGGCGTTCCTCGCCGACGTGTACGGCGAAGGCCACGCCCTCGCCGACGGCATCGTGCCCCGCCGCATCATCGTGACCAGCGCCCACTTCCACCGCGAGGCGGCCGGGATCGTGCCGCCCAACGGGGTGCGGGTGCACGTGGCCGGGGTCGACCTGATCCGCGACGAGGCGGGCGAGTTCCGGGTGCTGGAGGACAACGTGCGCACCCCGTCCGGGGTGAGCTACGTGATGGAGAACCGGCGGGCCATGGCGCACGTGCTGCCCGAGGTGTTCACCGCGACGCGGGTGCGGCCGGTGGACTCGTACCCGGGGATGCTCCTGCAGGCGCTGCGGGCGGCCGCGCCGGCCGGGGTGGACGACCCGACCGTGGTCGTGCTGACCCCGGGCGTGCACAACTCGGCGTACTTCGAGCACGCGCTGCTGGCCCGGGAGATGGGCGTGGAGCTGGTCGAGGGCCGCGACCTGGTGTGCGCGGGCAACGAGGTGTCGATGCGCACCACCGCGGGCGAGCAGCGCGTCGACGTCATCTACCGCCGGATCGACGACGAGTTCCTGGACCCGGTGCACTTCCGGGCCGACTCGATGCTCGGCGTCGCGGGCCTGCTCAACGCCGCCCGCGCCGGGAAGGTGACCATCGCCAACGCGGTCGGCAACGGCGTCGCCGACGACAAGCTGCTCTACACGTACGTGCCGGACCTGATCCGGTACTACCTCGGTGAGGAGCCGCTCCTGCCGAACGTGGAGACGTACCGCCTCGACGACCCCGACGTGCGCACGTACGTGCTGTCGCGCATCGACGAGCTGGTCCTCAAGCCCGTGGACGGGTCGGGCGGGGCGGGCATCGTGATCGGCTCACAGGCCACCGCGGAGCAGCTGGAGCACGTACGGCAGCGGATCATGCTCGATCCGCGCGGCTGGATCGCCCAGCGCGAGGTCAAGCTGTCCATGGTGCCGACCCTGATCGAGGACCGGCTCCGGCCGCGCCACGTGGACCTGCGGCCGTTCGCGGTAAACGACGGGCGCCAGGTGCGGGTGCTGCCCGGCGGGCTGACCCGGGTGGCGCTGCCCGAGGGCGCGCTGGTGGTCAACTCCAGCCAGGGCGGCGGCTCCAAGGACACCTGGGTGCTGCCGGAGGCCGGCTCGACAGAGGAGATCTGGAGCGAACCGGAGACGGTCTCGGCCGTGCCCTCGCCGCGCCGCCCCGACCCCGGGCCGGGCCAGTCGGGCAACCAGCAGCAGCAACAGCAGCAGCAGGCACGATCCGCCGGGAGGGCCGCGGCATGCTGA
- a CDS encoding transglutaminase family protein — protein MTMALPGWRLQIRHRTGFQYGGLVASSYNEARMTPSSEPRQTVLDSRLTVWPPARTDRYQDYWHTTVTSFDVQVPHEVLEVVADAVVETSGPAAIRADGPRWAELTEPKTVDRWQELLLPTPRTALDEELTELAAGLRAAHTSPDEAARAVCELVGREVAYVPGSTGVLTDAVHVWRQKQGVCQDISHLSISLLRAMGLPARYVSGYLHPTPNAPLGQAVTGQSHAWVEWWAGEWHAYDPTNRVPVGERHVVVGRGRDYGDVPPLKGVYAGPSNTGQTVEVVLTRVR, from the coding sequence ATGACGATGGCGCTGCCCGGCTGGCGGCTGCAGATCAGGCACCGCACCGGCTTCCAGTACGGCGGCCTCGTCGCCTCGTCCTACAACGAGGCCCGGATGACGCCGAGCAGCGAGCCGCGCCAGACGGTGCTCGACAGCCGGCTCACCGTGTGGCCGCCCGCGCGCACCGACCGCTACCAGGACTACTGGCACACCACGGTGACCTCGTTCGACGTGCAGGTGCCGCACGAGGTGCTGGAGGTCGTCGCCGACGCCGTCGTGGAGACGTCGGGTCCGGCCGCGATCCGCGCCGACGGCCCCCGCTGGGCCGAGCTGACCGAGCCGAAGACGGTCGACCGGTGGCAGGAGCTGCTGCTGCCGACCCCGCGTACGGCGCTGGACGAGGAGCTGACCGAGCTCGCCGCCGGGCTGCGCGCCGCGCACACCAGCCCCGACGAGGCGGCGCGGGCGGTGTGCGAGCTGGTCGGGCGGGAGGTGGCGTACGTGCCGGGCTCGACCGGGGTGCTGACCGACGCCGTCCACGTGTGGCGGCAGAAACAGGGCGTCTGCCAGGACATCTCGCACCTGTCGATCTCGCTGCTGCGGGCCATGGGCCTGCCCGCCCGCTACGTCTCCGGCTACCTGCACCCGACTCCGAACGCCCCGCTCGGGCAGGCCGTGACCGGCCAGAGCCACGCCTGGGTCGAGTGGTGGGCTGGGGAGTGGCACGCGTACGACCCGACCAACCGCGTCCCGGTCGGCGAGCGCCACGTCGTGGTCGGCCGCGGCCGCGACTACGGCGACGTCCCACCCCTCAAAGGCGTCTATGCGGGCCCGTCCAACACCGGCCAGACCGTCGAGGTGGTCCTCACCCGCGTCCGCTAA
- a CDS encoding PadR family transcriptional regulator: MSTTRMMILGVVRLLQPVHGYDVRRELLSWHADRWANVQPGSVYHALKKLADEGALREVGSEQVGSRPARTRYEVTEKGTEQFRDLLTTYLWGQQGGEDPFLAAFSLMTELPREEVAAALRNRARQLRADNEGNRAALDAGWAVPDNKPTHVRWMLELGIARAEGEISWCERVAAEIESGTPYYTPELLARWQGNPNLATD; the protein is encoded by the coding sequence GTGTCGACGACGCGGATGATGATCCTGGGTGTGGTCCGGCTGCTCCAGCCCGTGCACGGGTACGACGTACGCCGGGAGCTGCTGAGCTGGCATGCCGACCGGTGGGCCAACGTGCAGCCGGGTTCGGTCTACCACGCCCTGAAGAAGCTCGCCGACGAGGGCGCGCTGCGCGAGGTCGGCAGCGAGCAGGTGGGCAGCCGCCCCGCGCGCACCCGGTACGAGGTCACCGAGAAGGGGACCGAGCAGTTCCGCGACCTGCTGACGACGTACCTGTGGGGGCAGCAGGGCGGGGAGGACCCGTTCCTGGCGGCGTTCTCGCTGATGACGGAGCTGCCCCGGGAGGAGGTCGCGGCGGCGCTGCGCAACCGGGCGCGGCAGCTGCGGGCCGACAACGAGGGCAACCGGGCCGCCCTGGACGCGGGCTGGGCGGTGCCGGACAACAAGCCCACGCACGTGCGCTGGATGCTGGAGCTGGGCATCGCGCGGGCCGAGGGCGAGATCTCGTGGTGCGAGCGCGTGGCCGCCGAGATCGAGTCGGGTACGCCGTACTACACCCCGGAACTGCTGGCCCGCTGGCAGGGAAATCCCAACCTCGCAACCGATTAA
- a CDS encoding acetyl/propionyl/methylcrotonyl-CoA carboxylase subunit alpha — MSKVLIANRGEIAVRVARACRDAGLTSVAVYADGDRDALHVTIADEAYALGGETSADTYLRIDKLIDAAKRSGADAVHPGYGFLSENADFAQAVLDAGLTWVGPTPQAIRDLGDKVTARHIAQRAGAPLVPGTPEPVKGADEIVAFARENGLPVAIKAAFGGGGRGLKVARTLEEIPDLFDSATREAVAAFGRGECFVERYLDKPRHVEAQVLADQHGNVIVVGTRDCSLQRRHQKLVEEAPAPFLTDAQRAAIHDSAKAICREAGYHGAGTVEYLVGTDGTISFLEVNTRLQVEHPVTEETSGIDLVREQFRIAAGEKLRFDADPAPRGHSIEFRINGEDPGRNFLPAPGSITKLHLPAGPGVRVDTGFDTGSVISGNFDSLLAKVIITGETRTEALERARRALDEMIVEGMATALPFHRAIVRDPAFADFTVHTRWIETEWDNTVPAFTGGAAAEGDEGGRQTVVVEVGGKRLEVSLPASFGGTAAAAAAANRPAKRAAGKRGANVAASGDALTAPMQGTIVKLAVADGDTVAEGDTVVVLEAMKMEQPLTAHKAGVITGLAASVGEVVQSGTTLCEIK, encoded by the coding sequence CTGTCCAAAGTGTTGATCGCCAACCGAGGCGAGATCGCCGTACGCGTGGCACGTGCCTGCCGCGACGCGGGCCTGACCAGCGTCGCCGTCTACGCCGACGGCGACCGCGACGCGCTGCACGTCACCATCGCCGACGAGGCGTACGCCCTGGGCGGCGAGACCAGCGCCGACACCTACCTGCGCATCGACAAGCTCATCGACGCGGCGAAGCGCTCCGGCGCCGACGCCGTCCACCCCGGCTACGGCTTCCTCTCCGAGAACGCCGACTTCGCCCAGGCCGTCCTCGACGCCGGGCTGACCTGGGTCGGGCCCACCCCGCAGGCCATCCGCGACCTCGGTGACAAGGTGACCGCGCGGCACATCGCCCAGCGCGCCGGGGCGCCGCTGGTGCCCGGCACCCCCGAGCCGGTCAAGGGCGCCGACGAGATCGTCGCGTTCGCGCGCGAGAACGGCCTGCCGGTCGCCATCAAGGCCGCTTTCGGCGGCGGCGGGCGCGGCCTCAAGGTCGCCCGCACCCTGGAGGAGATCCCCGACCTGTTCGACTCGGCCACGCGCGAGGCGGTGGCCGCGTTCGGCCGGGGCGAGTGCTTCGTCGAGCGATACCTCGACAAGCCGCGCCACGTCGAGGCGCAGGTGCTGGCCGACCAGCACGGCAACGTGATCGTGGTGGGCACCCGCGACTGCTCGCTGCAACGCCGCCACCAGAAGCTGGTCGAGGAGGCGCCCGCGCCGTTCCTCACCGACGCCCAGCGCGCCGCGATCCACGACTCGGCCAAGGCGATCTGCCGCGAGGCGGGCTACCACGGCGCGGGCACGGTCGAATACCTGGTCGGCACCGACGGGACCATCTCGTTCCTGGAGGTGAACACCCGTCTTCAGGTCGAGCACCCGGTCACCGAGGAGACCTCCGGCATCGACCTGGTCCGCGAGCAGTTCCGCATCGCCGCCGGGGAGAAGCTGCGCTTCGACGCCGACCCGGCGCCGCGCGGCCACTCGATCGAGTTCCGGATCAACGGCGAGGACCCGGGGCGCAACTTCCTGCCCGCCCCCGGCTCGATCACGAAACTGCACCTGCCGGCCGGTCCGGGCGTACGCGTGGACACCGGGTTCGACACCGGCAGCGTCATCAGCGGCAACTTCGACTCGCTGCTCGCCAAGGTGATCATCACCGGCGAGACCCGCACCGAGGCGCTGGAGCGCGCCCGCCGCGCCCTGGACGAGATGATCGTCGAGGGTATGGCCACCGCCCTGCCCTTCCACCGCGCCATCGTGCGCGACCCCGCCTTCGCCGACTTCACCGTGCACACCCGGTGGATCGAGACCGAGTGGGACAACACCGTGCCCGCCTTCACCGGGGGCGCCGCCGCCGAGGGCGACGAGGGCGGCCGCCAGACCGTGGTGGTCGAGGTCGGCGGCAAGCGCCTGGAGGTGTCGCTGCCCGCCTCGTTCGGGGGTACGGCCGCCGCCGCGGCCGCCGCGAACCGCCCCGCCAAGCGTGCGGCCGGCAAGCGCGGCGCCAACGTCGCCGCCAGCGGGGACGCGCTGACCGCCCCGATGCAGGGCACCATCGTCAAGCTGGCCGTCGCCGACGGCGACACCGTGGCCGAGGGCGACACCGTCGTGGTCCTGGAGGCCATGAAGATGGAGCAGCCGCTCACCGCGCACAAGGCGGGCGTCATCACCGGCCTGGCCGCCTCGGTCGGCGAGGTCGTCCAGTCGGGCACCACGCTGTGCGAGATCAAGTAA
- a CDS encoding alpha-E domain-containing protein, whose protein sequence is MLSRIAESLYWIGRYVERAEDTARILDVHLHRMLQDPWTDEEQACRSLLSVMGLPVSEDGASLPGVVERLGLDLGSTSSVLGALAAARENARGARETVSAEMWECLNTTWLGLARARRRIEEGGVHAFFQWVRERCSVLAGLADATMSRDEGWLFLVLGRSVERVDMTARLLSTHSRAGGSIPSWLTLLRSCGAWETYLRTYRGSLSDRHAAEFLLLDRLFPRSVLAALATAESCLAELEPAGGTTRSGRVGVGTDAQRILGRARTDLAYRSSDELLTDLGTVLARLERTCSQVNDAVSARYFRQTAAVAWQAGAVE, encoded by the coding sequence ATGCTGAGCCGGATCGCCGAGTCGCTGTACTGGATCGGACGCTACGTCGAGCGGGCCGAGGACACCGCGCGCATCCTCGACGTGCACCTGCACCGGATGCTCCAGGACCCGTGGACCGACGAGGAGCAGGCCTGCCGCTCGCTGCTGTCGGTGATGGGCCTGCCCGTTTCCGAGGACGGCGCCAGCCTGCCCGGCGTCGTCGAGCGCCTCGGCCTCGACCTCGGCAGCACCAGCTCGGTGCTGGGCGCCCTGGCCGCCGCCCGGGAGAACGCGCGCGGCGCCCGGGAGACCGTCAGCGCCGAGATGTGGGAGTGCCTCAACACCACCTGGCTCGGCCTGGCCCGGGCGCGCCGCCGCATCGAGGAGGGCGGCGTGCACGCGTTCTTCCAGTGGGTGCGCGAGCGCTGCTCGGTGCTGGCGGGCCTGGCCGACGCCACCATGAGCCGCGACGAGGGCTGGCTGTTCCTGGTCCTCGGCCGCAGCGTCGAACGGGTCGACATGACCGCGCGGCTGCTGTCCACGCACAGCCGGGCGGGCGGCAGCATCCCGAGCTGGCTGACGCTGCTGCGCTCCTGCGGGGCGTGGGAGACGTACCTGCGCACGTACCGGGGCTCGCTCAGCGACCGGCACGCCGCCGAGTTCCTGCTGCTGGACCGGCTGTTCCCGCGCTCGGTGCTGGCCGCGCTGGCCACCGCGGAGTCGTGCCTGGCCGAGCTGGAACCGGCCGGGGGCACCACCCGGTCCGGCCGGGTCGGCGTCGGCACCGACGCGCAGCGCATCCTCGGCCGCGCCCGCACCGACCTGGCCTACCGCTCCTCCGACGAGCTGCTGACCGACCTCGGCACCGTGCTGGCCCGGTTGGAACGCACCTGCTCACAGGTCAACGACGCCGTCTCGGCCCGCTACTTCCGGCAGACCGCGGCGGTGGCCTGGCAGGCCGGAGCGGTCGAGTGA
- a CDS encoding GuaB1 family IMP dehydrogenase-related protein, producing the protein MRFLSGAQPVYDLTYNDVFMAPSRSDVGSRLDVDLSTSDGTGCTIPLVVANMTAIAGRRMAETVARRGGLAVIPQDIPTAVVADVIGWVKQRHLVHDTAITLGPYDTVGDAIHLLPKRAHGALIVVDTEGRPLGLVTESDLQGVDRFSQLGDVMSTELLTVPATASPRQAFDLLTRGRRKVAPVVDHDGRLAGILTRQGALRATLYRPALDEKGQLRVAAAIGINGDYVGKAAELLEAGVDVLVVDTAHGHQERMINALRAVRGLDPQVPVVAGNVVTAEGVRDLIDAGADIVKVGVGPGAMCTTRMMTGVGRPQFSAVLECAGAARELGRHVWADGGVRHPRDVALALAAGAANVMIGSWLAGTYESPGDLYTDPDGRRYKENFGMASARAVRVRTADDSAFDRARKAVFEEGISTAKMYLDPARPGVEDVIDEIVAGVRSACTYAGANTLDELHERALVGVQSAAGYTEGMPLPTSW; encoded by the coding sequence ATGCGGTTCCTGTCCGGGGCTCAGCCCGTGTACGACCTGACGTACAACGACGTGTTCATGGCGCCGAGCCGGTCGGACGTCGGTTCCCGCCTCGACGTCGACCTGTCGACCAGCGACGGCACCGGCTGCACGATCCCGCTGGTGGTGGCCAACATGACCGCGATCGCGGGCCGACGTATGGCCGAGACGGTGGCGCGCCGGGGCGGCCTGGCCGTGATCCCGCAGGACATCCCGACCGCGGTGGTCGCCGACGTCATCGGCTGGGTCAAGCAGCGGCACCTGGTGCACGACACCGCGATCACGCTCGGGCCGTACGACACGGTCGGCGACGCGATCCACCTGCTGCCCAAGCGCGCGCACGGCGCCCTGATCGTGGTGGACACCGAGGGCAGGCCGCTGGGCCTGGTCACCGAGTCGGACCTGCAGGGCGTGGACCGGTTCTCGCAGCTGGGCGACGTGATGTCGACCGAGCTGCTGACCGTGCCGGCCACGGCGTCCCCGCGCCAGGCGTTCGACCTGCTCACCAGGGGGCGGCGCAAGGTGGCGCCGGTGGTCGACCACGACGGGCGGCTGGCCGGGATCCTGACCCGGCAGGGCGCGCTGCGGGCGACGCTGTACCGGCCCGCGCTGGACGAGAAGGGGCAGCTGCGGGTGGCCGCGGCGATCGGCATCAACGGCGACTACGTCGGCAAGGCGGCGGAGCTGCTGGAGGCGGGCGTGGACGTGCTGGTGGTGGACACCGCGCACGGGCACCAGGAACGCATGATCAACGCGCTGCGCGCGGTGCGCGGGCTGGATCCGCAGGTCCCGGTCGTGGCGGGCAACGTCGTGACCGCCGAGGGGGTACGGGACCTCATCGACGCGGGCGCCGACATCGTCAAGGTGGGGGTTGGCCCCGGCGCGATGTGCACCACGCGGATGATGACCGGCGTCGGGCGGCCGCAGTTCTCGGCGGTGCTGGAGTGCGCCGGGGCGGCCCGGGAGCTGGGCCGGCACGTGTGGGCCGACGGCGGCGTACGCCATCCGCGCGACGTGGCGCTGGCGCTGGCCGCCGGGGCGGCGAACGTGATGATCGGTTCGTGGCTGGCGGGGACGTACGAGTCGCCCGGCGACCTCTACACCGACCCGGACGGGCGCCGCTACAAGGAGAACTTCGGGATGGCCTCGGCGCGGGCCGTGCGGGTGCGCACCGCCGACGACTCCGCGTTCGACCGCGCCCGCAAGGCGGTCTTCGAGGAGGGCATCTCGACGGCGAAGATGTACCTCGACCCGGCCCGGCCGGGCGTGGAGGACGTCATCGACGAGATCGTCGCCGGGGTGCGCAGCGCGTGCACGTACGCGGGCGCGAACACCCTCGACGAGCTGCACGAACGGGCCCTGGTGGGGGTCCAGTCCGCCGCGGGCTACACCGAGGGCATGCCGCTGCCGACGTCCTGGTAA
- a CDS encoding Fic family protein, with translation MHGFSALDRIIGQVPARLVSSLRTIDIGQGSEALYRDQLPGVLATLARRARVASVTASSEIEGVIVPDQIRAENIIEGRTVVLRTRSEQELAGYRDALDYLFQQNWRPLNVGLLLHLHRLLFGRTAADGGRFKQHDNVVVDRAPDGSTTVRFRPVAAARTEFYVHELVSRFRAECAAGVHHPVLLIGLFVLDLTIIHPFEDGNGRVARVITNALLADAGYGVVRYVSLEQLVADAADEYYQALFDSTKGWHDNEFDPWPWLTYFVATLARAYEQFAQRAAADRSVGTKQDRVREYVQRHAPAVFRVADIRNALPGVSDPTIRLVLDQLRTEGVVIADGAGRTASWRRS, from the coding sequence GTGCACGGTTTCTCCGCGCTTGACCGGATCATCGGCCAGGTCCCCGCCAGACTCGTCTCGTCGCTGCGCACGATCGACATCGGGCAGGGCTCGGAGGCTCTCTACCGTGATCAGCTTCCCGGCGTGCTGGCGACGCTCGCCCGCCGCGCCCGGGTCGCCAGCGTGACGGCCTCGTCGGAGATCGAGGGAGTCATCGTCCCGGACCAGATCCGGGCCGAGAACATCATCGAAGGGCGTACGGTCGTGCTGCGCACTCGCAGCGAACAGGAACTGGCCGGTTACCGCGACGCGCTCGACTACCTGTTCCAGCAGAACTGGCGGCCGCTGAACGTGGGCCTCCTGCTGCATCTGCACCGCCTTCTCTTCGGGCGCACCGCAGCCGACGGCGGCCGTTTCAAGCAGCACGACAACGTGGTGGTCGATCGGGCCCCCGACGGCAGCACGACCGTGCGATTCCGGCCGGTCGCCGCCGCGCGCACCGAGTTCTACGTGCACGAACTGGTCTCCCGCTTCCGCGCTGAGTGCGCGGCCGGAGTTCACCACCCGGTGCTGCTGATCGGGCTCTTCGTGCTGGACCTGACGATCATCCACCCGTTCGAGGACGGCAACGGCCGGGTCGCCCGAGTGATCACCAACGCGCTGCTCGCGGACGCCGGTTACGGCGTGGTCCGCTATGTCAGCCTCGAACAGCTCGTCGCCGACGCGGCCGACGAGTACTACCAGGCCCTCTTCGACTCGACCAAGGGCTGGCACGACAACGAGTTCGACCCCTGGCCCTGGCTCACCTACTTCGTCGCCACGCTCGCCCGCGCCTATGAGCAGTTCGCCCAGCGGGCGGCGGCCGACCGCAGCGTCGGAACCAAACAGGACCGCGTGCGCGAGTACGTCCAGCGGCACGCTCCGGCCGTCTTCCGGGTCGCCGACATCCGCAACGCGCTGCCGGGCGTGAGCGATCCGACCATCCGGCTGGTGCTCGACCAGCTGCGGACGGAGGGCGTGGTCATCGCCGACGGTGCCGGCCGTACCGCGTCGTGGCGACGTAGCTGA